One Orrella dioscoreae genomic window carries:
- a CDS encoding phosphoribosylanthranilate isomerase, with product MRTRIKICGLTREDDLLAAADAGADALGMVFYAGSKRCVDVAQAARLRRLAPSFVSVVALFVNPSPDDVQRVLDEVGPDLLQFHGDETPEACERYAHPYLRAFRVGGPTLQTQDDIAQACEQYAGAQGWLFDSYSSGYGGSGLAFDHTLLNGVPATKRRAVVLSGGLKAENVEAAAMHVRPWAVDVSSGVESAPGIKSAGRIQEFVAAVRAADARLTALAG from the coding sequence ATGAGAACCCGAATCAAGATCTGCGGCCTGACCCGCGAAGACGACCTGCTGGCGGCCGCCGACGCCGGCGCCGATGCCTTGGGCATGGTCTTCTATGCAGGCAGCAAGCGCTGCGTGGACGTGGCCCAGGCCGCGCGCCTGCGGCGCCTGGCGCCCTCCTTCGTCAGCGTGGTGGCCCTCTTCGTCAACCCCTCGCCCGACGACGTGCAACGGGTGCTGGACGAGGTCGGCCCGGACCTGCTGCAGTTCCATGGCGACGAAACGCCCGAGGCGTGCGAACGCTACGCACACCCTTACCTGCGCGCGTTCCGCGTGGGCGGCCCCACGCTGCAGACGCAGGACGACATCGCGCAGGCCTGCGAGCAGTATGCCGGGGCGCAAGGCTGGCTCTTCGACAGCTACAGCTCCGGCTATGGCGGCAGCGGCCTCGCCTTCGACCACACGCTGCTCAACGGCGTGCCGGCCACGAAGCGCCGTGCCGTCGTGCTGTCTGGCGGCCTGAAGGCCGAGAACGTGGAAGCGGCCGCCATGCACGTGCGCCCGTGGGCGGTTGACGTCAGCAGCGGCGTGGAAAGCGCGCCGGGCATCAAGTCGGCCGGGCGCATCCAGGAATTCGTTGCCGCAGTACGCGCCGCGGATGCCCGGCTGACGGCGCTGGCGGGGTGA
- the truA gene encoding tRNA pseudouridine(38-40) synthase TruA yields the protein MPRIALGLSYDGSAWQGWQTQPHGQTVQDSLHAALAQFTGAPMQVMCAGRTDTGVHAAMQVVHLDTALDRRMESWVRGLNRYLPDSIGIQWAQPVDDSFHARFSATARAYTYLLWNERAPVPLWQGRAGWCFQPLEVDAMRDAATALLGEQDFSSFRSSQCQAAHPVRVMHRLDITRHGSLIVFQLRANAFLHHMVRNIVGQLLQIGQGRQPVSFMGELLALRDRRRAAPTFAPDGLYLTAVEYPEHFGLPSTDGSRFLPWAV from the coding sequence ATGCCCCGCATTGCCCTGGGCCTCTCGTACGACGGCTCGGCCTGGCAGGGCTGGCAAACCCAGCCCCACGGCCAGACCGTGCAGGACAGCCTGCATGCCGCGCTGGCCCAATTCACGGGGGCGCCCATGCAGGTCATGTGCGCCGGCCGCACCGACACCGGCGTGCATGCCGCCATGCAGGTGGTCCACCTGGACACCGCGCTGGACCGGCGCATGGAATCCTGGGTGCGGGGGCTGAACCGCTATCTGCCGGACAGCATCGGCATCCAGTGGGCGCAGCCTGTCGATGACAGCTTCCACGCCCGCTTTTCCGCCACGGCGCGCGCCTACACCTATCTGCTGTGGAACGAGCGCGCACCCGTGCCGCTGTGGCAGGGCCGGGCGGGCTGGTGCTTCCAGCCGCTGGAGGTCGATGCCATGCGCGACGCCGCGACGGCCTTGCTGGGCGAGCAGGACTTCAGCAGCTTCCGCTCCTCGCAATGCCAGGCGGCGCATCCGGTGCGTGTCATGCACCGGCTGGACATCACGCGGCACGGTTCGCTGATCGTCTTCCAGCTGCGCGCCAATGCCTTCCTGCACCACATGGTGCGCAACATCGTCGGGCAGTTACTGCAGATCGGGCAGGGCAGGCAGCCCGTGTCCTTCATGGGCGAGTTGCTTGCCTTGCGCGACCGCCGCCGTGCCGCGCCGACCTTCGCGCCCGACGGGCTGTACCTGACTGCCGTCGAATATCCCGAGCACTTCGGCCTGCCCTCGACGGATGGCTCGCGCTTCCTGCCCTGGGCGGTCTAG
- a CDS encoding FimV/HubP family polar landmark protein, which produces MTRSDRRAPSLAHSRRLALGAALACAGIFGGTAQAADIGHSRLVSAPGAPLQVLVPVRGMSTDEAASLKAAIAPLSAWSEVNLAPPVALKGLRVLVEPGRKPDERQLRIVGAAAPAGQVVDLLLDVSTASGQRRVQVSLLVPSGATPAVSPAVVAPQSAAPAPAAAGPLAGAAATREIQRGDTLFAIARANPVEGAGVLQVLVALWQANPDAFIGNNMNLLRTGASLTLPDAAAVRAVDPREASRIYQQQVEAFNRGRGAGRAGQGGDAGSGKVGSADATVSVQPAQGQDRVRLSAADAAADESASSGKAIDEAGGRVDTLQRNVDQLKQALGENGAAAGAQAGPDGEQARNGGASGSGDAANASSASGSGESVAQAGTAETNGAGAATAGGNGASAAAPGAAESGQAASPAQGGGAPNANAGSGTAAPGGTAGAGATPPATSGGNGAAAGNGAASGASSNGAPGGSANGLSSPSLPAPGAGSTSGAAPVTPATPDAAQTAPRGNWWSENLLAIVTGVLALIAFIIAWAMRRAGARQDDDGFDNEDDEAYDPDRHGVAQAAFQDKLQRIDLELDDRRPPPDERR; this is translated from the coding sequence ATGACCCGCTCCGATCGTCGTGCTCCCTCTCTTGCCCACTCCCGCCGCCTGGCCTTGGGCGCCGCATTGGCTTGCGCCGGCATTTTCGGCGGGACGGCCCAGGCCGCCGATATCGGCCATTCCCGGCTGGTGTCGGCGCCGGGCGCGCCCTTGCAGGTGCTGGTGCCCGTGCGGGGCATGAGCACGGACGAGGCTGCCAGCCTCAAGGCCGCCATTGCGCCGCTGTCCGCCTGGAGCGAGGTCAACCTGGCGCCCCCCGTGGCGTTGAAGGGACTGCGCGTGCTGGTCGAGCCGGGCCGCAAGCCCGATGAACGCCAATTGCGTATCGTGGGCGCGGCGGCGCCTGCCGGCCAGGTGGTGGACCTGCTGCTGGATGTGAGCACGGCCTCCGGCCAGCGCCGTGTCCAGGTCAGCCTGCTGGTGCCCTCGGGCGCAACGCCTGCCGTGTCGCCCGCCGTGGTGGCGCCCCAGTCGGCGGCGCCTGCGCCTGCAGCCGCAGGGCCGCTTGCGGGGGCGGCAGCCACGCGCGAGATCCAGCGCGGCGACACGCTTTTCGCCATCGCGCGCGCAAATCCGGTGGAAGGCGCGGGGGTCCTGCAGGTGCTCGTGGCGCTGTGGCAGGCCAATCCGGACGCCTTCATCGGCAACAACATGAACCTGCTGCGCACGGGTGCGTCGCTCACGCTGCCGGATGCCGCCGCGGTGCGCGCCGTCGATCCGCGTGAAGCCAGCCGGATCTATCAGCAGCAGGTCGAGGCATTCAATCGCGGTCGTGGCGCCGGCCGGGCCGGGCAGGGTGGCGACGCCGGATCCGGCAAGGTGGGTTCGGCCGATGCGACGGTAAGTGTCCAGCCTGCGCAGGGCCAGGACCGGGTGCGGCTGTCGGCGGCGGATGCCGCGGCTGACGAAAGTGCCTCCTCGGGCAAGGCCATCGACGAGGCTGGCGGCCGCGTCGACACCTTGCAGCGCAACGTCGATCAGTTGAAGCAGGCCCTGGGCGAGAACGGCGCGGCGGCGGGTGCGCAGGCTGGTCCGGATGGAGAGCAGGCTCGCAATGGCGGCGCCAGTGGCTCGGGCGATGCCGCGAACGCTTCTTCCGCATCCGGCTCGGGCGAGTCCGTGGCCCAGGCTGGGACTGCCGAAACGAATGGTGCCGGCGCGGCGACGGCGGGCGGGAATGGCGCGTCCGCCGCGGCGCCGGGGGCGGCGGAATCCGGCCAGGCGGCCTCGCCTGCCCAGGGCGGCGGCGCCCCCAATGCAAATGCAGGGTCGGGCACGGCGGCGCCGGGCGGCACGGCAGGGGCAGGCGCGACGCCGCCCGCCACGTCGGGCGGCAACGGCGCAGCGGCCGGCAATGGCGCGGCCAGCGGCGCTTCTTCGAATGGCGCCCCCGGCGGCTCGGCCAACGGCCTTTCCTCGCCTTCCTTGCCGGCTCCCGGTGCCGGCAGCACGAGCGGTGCCGCGCCGGTCACGCCTGCCACGCCCGACGCCGCCCAGACCGCGCCGCGCGGCAACTGGTGGTCCGAGAACCTGCTGGCCATCGTCACGGGTGTCCTGGCCCTTATCGCCTTCATCATCGCGTGGGCGATGCGCCGTGCGGGCGCGCGGCAGGATGACGACGGCTTCGATAACGAGGACGACGAAGCCTATGATCCCGACCGTCATGGCGTCGCCCAGGCGGCATTCCAGGACAAGCTGCAGCGCATCGACCTCGAGCTGGACGACCGCCGTCCGCCGCCGGACGAGCGCCGCTAG